A section of the Deltaproteobacteria bacterium genome encodes:
- a CDS encoding transcription termination factor Rho, protein MNLKALKEKKIGDLALIGKNFNIEGAANMRKQELIFAILQAQTEQNGHIYGEGVLETLPDGFGFLRAPDYNYLPGPDDIYVSPSQIRRFNLRTGDIISGHIRPPKEGERYFALLKVESINFEDPERAREKILFDNLTPLYPNERLKLESHPEDYTTRIVDLLTPIGKGQRGLIVAAPRTGKTMMLQHVAKAIAQNHKEVVLIVLLIDERPEEVTDMQRSVDGEVISSTFDEPATRHVQVAEMVIEKAKRLVEHGKDVVILLDSITRLARAYNTVVPPSGKILSGGVDSNALHKPKKFFGAARNIEDGGSLTIIATALIDTGSRMDEVIFEEFKGTGNMEVHLDRRLMDKRVFPAIDINKSGTRKEELLIAREDLNRIWILRKVLSQLSVVEAMEFLLDKMHGTKTNKEFLESMNQ, encoded by the coding sequence TTGAATCTCAAAGCGCTAAAGGAAAAGAAAATTGGCGATTTAGCGCTGATCGGTAAGAACTTCAATATTGAAGGCGCTGCCAATATGCGCAAGCAGGAGCTGATCTTTGCGATCTTGCAAGCGCAGACCGAACAGAACGGCCACATCTATGGCGAAGGGGTTTTGGAAACTTTGCCCGACGGCTTCGGCTTCTTGCGAGCGCCGGACTATAACTACCTTCCAGGTCCCGACGATATCTATGTTTCACCGAGCCAGATTCGCCGCTTCAACCTGCGCACCGGCGATATTATCTCCGGCCACATTCGCCCGCCGAAGGAAGGGGAGCGTTACTTCGCACTGCTCAAAGTTGAATCGATCAATTTCGAGGACCCGGAGCGGGCGCGCGAAAAGATCCTGTTCGACAACCTAACGCCGCTTTATCCCAACGAACGGCTCAAGCTGGAAAGCCATCCGGAAGATTACACAACCCGCATTGTCGACCTGTTGACGCCCATCGGCAAAGGACAGCGCGGTTTGATTGTTGCTGCTCCGCGCACCGGCAAAACGATGATGCTGCAGCATGTCGCCAAAGCGATCGCGCAAAATCATAAAGAAGTGGTTTTGATTGTTTTGTTGATCGATGAGCGGCCCGAAGAAGTCACCGATATGCAGCGGTCGGTCGATGGCGAAGTGATCAGCTCGACTTTCGACGAGCCGGCAACCCGCCACGTCCAGGTCGCCGAGATGGTGATCGAGAAGGCCAAGCGGCTGGTCGAGCACGGCAAAGACGTGGTGATTTTGCTCGATAGCATCACGCGCTTGGCGCGCGCCTACAACACGGTGGTGCCGCCCAGTGGCAAGATTCTCTCCGGCGGCGTCGATTCCAACGCCCTGCACAAGCCGAAAAAGTTTTTTGGCGCAGCCCGCAATATTGAAGACGGCGGCAGCTTGACGATTATCGCCACCGCGCTCATCGACACGGGCAGCCGCATGGACGAGGTTATTTTCGAAGAGTTCAAAGGCACCGGCAACATGGAAGTGCATCTAGACCGCCGGCTGATGGACAAACGGGTCTTCCCGGCCATCGACATCAACAAGTCGGGCACCCGCAAAGAAGAACTCTTGATCGCCCGCGAAGATTTGAACCGCATCTGGATCTTGCGCAAAGTTTTGTCGCAATTGAGCGTGGTCGAAGCGATGGAATTTCTGCTCGACAAGATGCACGGCACGAAAACCAACAAGGAGTTCCTCGAATCGATGAATCAGTAA
- the rpsB gene encoding 30S ribosomal protein S2 — MAEVTMKQLLEAGVHFGHQTSRWNPKMKQYIFGARNGIHIIDLQQTVSMFKDLETIVRNIAAGGGHILFVGTKKQAQGAIREEAERCGMYHVQNRWLGGTLTNFTTIRQSIDRLRKLEEMENDPKIVDALTKKEMLGLRREKEKLEQSLGGIKAMRKLPDAMFVIDPKQEEIAVKEARKLGIPVIAVIDTNCDPDLIDYKVPGNDDAIRAIRLFCSAIAEAVNEGKLIYEQALVKGKEADGAAGEPVAEAPAEGALARGV, encoded by the coding sequence ATGGCTGAAGTGACGATGAAACAACTCTTGGAGGCCGGTGTCCATTTTGGCCATCAGACGAGCCGCTGGAATCCAAAAATGAAGCAATACATTTTTGGCGCACGCAACGGCATCCACATTATCGATCTCCAGCAAACCGTGTCCATGTTCAAGGATTTGGAAACCATCGTGCGCAATATCGCCGCTGGCGGCGGTCATATTCTTTTTGTCGGCACCAAAAAACAGGCGCAGGGCGCGATCCGCGAGGAGGCCGAACGCTGCGGCATGTATCACGTGCAGAACCGTTGGCTGGGCGGCACGCTGACGAATTTTACGACGATTCGCCAGAGTATCGACCGGCTGCGCAAGCTTGAAGAGATGGAAAACGATCCAAAGATCGTCGATGCGCTGACTAAAAAAGAGATGCTCGGTCTGCGCCGCGAAAAAGAAAAGCTCGAACAATCGCTCGGCGGTATCAAAGCGATGCGCAAGCTGCCGGATGCCATGTTTGTCATCGATCCTAAACAGGAAGAGATTGCCGTCAAAGAGGCGCGCAAGTTGGGCATCCCGGTCATTGCCGTGATTGACACCAACTGCGATCCCGATTTGATCGATTACAAGGTGCCGGGTAACGATGACGCGATTCGCGCGATCCGGCTGTTCTGCTCGGCCATTGCCGAGGCGGTGAACGAAGGCAAGCTGATCTACGAACAGGCCTTGGTCAAGGGCAAAGAAGCGGATGGCGCCGCTGGCGAACCGGTGGCAGAAGCGCCGGCTGAAGGCGCGCTGGCGAGAGGAGTTTAG
- the tsf gene encoding translation elongation factor Ts: MEVSASVVKELREKTGAGMMDCKKALAETGGDLEKAVDFLRQKGLAAAAKKADRVAADGAVGAYVHPGGKIGVLLEINCETDFVARTPEFQALLKDVAMQVAAASPRYVRREEVSAEEFEKEKVIYRQQALESGKPEKVVDKIVEGKMEKFYSDVCLMEQSFIKDPDKKVTDVINEAIGRLGEKIQVRRFSRYHLGEGVSKE, translated from the coding sequence ATGGAAGTAAGCGCTAGTGTCGTAAAAGAGCTCCGGGAGAAAACCGGCGCTGGCATGATGGACTGCAAGAAAGCCCTGGCTGAAACCGGCGGTGATCTTGAGAAAGCAGTCGATTTCCTGCGCCAAAAAGGGCTGGCGGCGGCGGCCAAAAAGGCCGACCGAGTGGCGGCCGACGGTGCCGTTGGTGCCTACGTCCATCCGGGCGGCAAGATCGGCGTGCTATTGGAAATCAATTGCGAGACCGATTTCGTCGCGCGCACTCCCGAGTTTCAAGCGCTCCTCAAAGACGTCGCCATGCAGGTGGCGGCGGCCAGTCCCCGCTACGTGCGCCGCGAAGAGGTGAGCGCTGAAGAGTTTGAAAAAGAAAAGGTGATCTATCGCCAGCAGGCGTTGGAGTCGGGCAAACCGGAAAAAGTCGTCGACAAGATCGTCGAAGGCAAGATGGAGAAATTCTATTCCGACGTCTGTTTGATGGAACAGTCCTTCATCAAAGATCCGGATAAGAAAGTCACCGACGTGATCAACGAGGCGATCGGGCGTTTGGGTGAAAAGATTCAAGTGCGGCGCTTCTCGCGCTACCATCTGGGTGAAGGAGTCTCGAAAGAGTAA
- a CDS encoding UMP kinase: MNNGGPKYKRIILKVTGEVFAGTGNFGIDGKTIKSFAQEIKEVKELGCELALVVGGGNIFRGAVASEIGMERASADNMGMLATVINSLALQDALEKIGVSTRVLSAIEMRQVAEPYIRRRATRHLEKGRVVIFAGGTGNPYFTTDTTASLRAMEIGAEVVLKATKVDGVYDADPFKHAGATKFAELTYSEVLARQLQVMDLTAISLCMEKSLPIVVFNIMEKGNIKRVISGEPIGTLVSGGKP, translated from the coding sequence ATGAACAACGGCGGCCCCAAGTACAAAAGGATCATCCTTAAAGTCACCGGTGAAGTCTTTGCCGGTACCGGCAATTTCGGCATCGACGGCAAGACCATCAAGTCCTTTGCGCAGGAGATCAAGGAAGTCAAAGAGCTCGGTTGCGAGCTCGCGTTGGTGGTCGGCGGCGGTAATATTTTTCGCGGCGCCGTGGCCAGTGAAATCGGCATGGAGCGCGCCAGCGCCGACAACATGGGGATGCTGGCCACGGTGATCAATAGCTTGGCGCTACAGGACGCGCTGGAGAAGATCGGCGTGTCAACCCGAGTGTTGTCCGCCATTGAGATGCGCCAGGTGGCTGAGCCATACATCCGTCGCCGTGCGACGCGCCATTTGGAAAAGGGCCGGGTGGTAATTTTCGCCGGCGGCACCGGCAACCCCTATTTTACCACCGACACGACTGCCAGCCTGCGCGCCATGGAGATCGGCGCTGAAGTGGTGCTCAAGGCGACCAAGGTCGACGGTGTCTATGACGCCGACCCCTTCAAGCATGCCGGGGCTACTAAGTTCGCTGAGCTTACCTACAGCGAGGTTTTGGCGAGGCAGCTCCAGGTCATGGACTTGACTGCGATCTCGTTATGCATGGAAAAATCACTGCCGATCGTCGTCTTCAATATTATGGAGAAAGGAAATATTAAAAGGGTCATTTCAGGAGAGCCCATCGGCACTCTAGTCAGCGGAGGAAAGCCATGA
- a CDS encoding ribosome recycling factor produces the protein MNDAIFTQLQKEMDQSVGSLRKELAKLRTGRATTTLLDHVVVAYYGAHTPLNQLATLSAPEPRLLVIQPFDRSAMGEIEKAILKSDLGMTPNNDGKIIRVPVPQLTEERRKDLVKHVKKIGEEFRVSLRNHRRVAIEHLKESEKKKEITADDSKHGNERIQKITDEFIGKIDDLLKAKEKEVMEV, from the coding sequence ATGAACGATGCGATCTTCACTCAGCTGCAAAAAGAGATGGATCAATCGGTCGGATCGTTGCGCAAGGAGCTGGCGAAATTGCGCACCGGGCGCGCGACGACGACACTGCTCGATCATGTCGTCGTCGCATATTACGGTGCCCATACGCCGCTGAACCAACTGGCGACCTTAAGCGCGCCGGAGCCGCGCTTGCTGGTGATTCAGCCCTTCGATCGCAGCGCCATGGGCGAGATCGAAAAAGCGATACTGAAATCGGATCTCGGTATGACGCCCAACAACGACGGCAAGATCATCCGCGTGCCGGTGCCCCAGTTGACCGAAGAACGCCGCAAAGACTTGGTCAAACATGTCAAGAAAATCGGCGAGGAGTTCAGAGTCTCTCTGCGCAATCACCGGCGGGTGGCGATCGAGCACTTGAAAGAATCCGAAAAGAAGAAAGAGATCACCGCCGATGATTCTAAGCATGGCAACGAGCGCATCCAAAAAATCACCGACGAGTTCATCGGCAAAATCGACGACCTCTTAAAAGCTAAGGAGAAAGAGGTAATGGAGGTTTGA
- a CDS encoding isoprenyl transferase translates to MDLNGLDTTRLPRHVAIIMDGNGRWAKSRGKSRIEGHRRGKTSVRVIVELARKIGIEYLTLYAFSTENWLRPRDEVHALMGLLEHYLIAEQPKMMRYGIRLLSIGDRSRLPDSVRRTLEHVIEITRDNQRMTVVLALSYSGRDELVRALRKIAGEVRDGKFGAEQIDEELVSARMDTPEVPDPDLLIRTSGEMRVSNFYLWQLAYSELYITQILWPDFREQAFIEALIEYQRRRRRFGRTDEQVVEPVASSLEAGGSKS, encoded by the coding sequence ATGGATTTGAACGGTCTCGACACAACGCGTCTGCCGCGTCACGTGGCCATCATTATGGACGGCAACGGCCGTTGGGCAAAATCCCGCGGCAAGAGCCGCATCGAAGGCCACCGTCGCGGCAAGACTTCCGTGCGCGTCATCGTCGAATTGGCGCGCAAAATCGGCATCGAATACCTCACCCTTTATGCTTTCTCGACGGAGAATTGGCTGCGGCCGCGCGATGAAGTGCATGCCTTGATGGGATTGCTCGAGCATTATTTGATTGCCGAGCAGCCGAAGATGATGCGCTATGGCATTCGCTTGTTGTCCATCGGCGACCGTAGCCGATTGCCGGATAGCGTGCGCCGCACGTTGGAGCATGTCATTGAGATTACCCGCGACAACCAGCGCATGACCGTGGTTTTGGCCTTGAGCTACAGTGGACGCGATGAGCTGGTTCGGGCGCTGCGAAAGATCGCTGGAGAAGTTCGCGACGGCAAGTTTGGCGCTGAGCAGATTGACGAAGAGCTGGTTTCTGCGCGTATGGACACTCCGGAGGTGCCGGATCCAGATCTCCTGATTCGCACCAGCGGCGAGATGCGCGTTAGCAACTTTTATCTTTGGCAGCTGGCTTACAGTGAGCTCTACATTACGCAAATCCTCTGGCCCGACTTTCGCGAGCAGGCGTTTATCGAAGCGTTGATCGAGTACCAGCGCCGGCGCCGCCGTTTCGGACGCACCGACGAGCAGGTCGTCGAACCCGTGGCGTCTTCCCTGGAGGCGGGTGGAAGCAAATCTTAG
- a CDS encoding phosphatidate cytidylyltransferase, which translates to MEANLRARLLTALVGVPLLILLVARSSTAVFSTVIFFVTVLALGEYFRMVFPNGLRDQLLGVGFGAALSLSLLYGGAETVQLSTALVLLLYFSLYIWLSGSLEDKLRRLAWLMLGGFYLGYLLPHLALLFRLPEGRHWVLFVLIVIMSGDSVAYFAGKRFGKKRLAPEISPGKTVEGALGYFAGSVIAGLIGAKYLFVGISAHTICALALVLATLGQVGDLFESWIKRVFSVKDSGQLLPGHGGLLDRLDSLIFPAVFTTAYLRVFYP; encoded by the coding sequence GTGGAAGCAAATCTTAGAGCACGCCTTCTCACCGCGCTGGTCGGCGTGCCGTTGCTGATCCTTTTGGTCGCGCGCAGCTCAACGGCCGTTTTCTCCACGGTTATCTTTTTCGTAACAGTGCTTGCTTTGGGCGAGTATTTTCGCATGGTCTTCCCCAACGGGTTGCGCGACCAGTTGCTCGGTGTCGGCTTCGGCGCGGCGTTGAGCTTGTCGTTGTTGTATGGCGGCGCCGAGACGGTGCAGCTAAGCACGGCTTTGGTGCTGCTGCTCTACTTTTCTCTCTACATCTGGCTTAGCGGTTCTTTGGAAGACAAGCTGCGCCGTTTGGCTTGGCTGATGCTGGGGGGGTTCTACCTGGGCTACTTGCTGCCGCACTTGGCTTTGTTGTTTCGTCTGCCCGAGGGGCGCCACTGGGTGTTGTTTGTTTTGATCGTCATCATGAGCGGCGATAGCGTCGCTTACTTTGCCGGCAAACGGTTCGGCAAAAAGCGCTTGGCGCCGGAGATTAGCCCGGGGAAGACCGTCGAAGGAGCGCTCGGCTATTTCGCCGGCAGCGTTATCGCCGGGCTGATCGGGGCGAAATATCTGTTCGTGGGAATTAGCGCGCATACCATTTGCGCTCTGGCGCTGGTCTTGGCGACCCTGGGACAGGTCGGCGATTTGTTTGAATCTTGGATCAAGAGGGTCTTTTCGGTCAAAGACTCCGGTCAGCTGCTGCCGGGCCACGGTGGTTTGCTCGATCGCCTCGATAGTTTGATCTTTCCGGCTGTGTTTACCACGGCGTATCTGCGAGTATTCTATCCATGA
- a CDS encoding 1-deoxy-D-xylulose-5-phosphate reductoisomerase, translating into MKTIALLGSTGSIGVSTLALVREFPDRFRVHGMAAGQNIALLAKQIKEFSPRCVAIKNEQDVPRLRKLLGKQRVEILWGQAGATAVATASEVDVVLAAIVGGAGLMPTLMGVHAGKEIALANKEALVMAGEVFVGAARKKGVRLLPVDSEHSAIFQCLQGNRRDEVDKLILTASGGPFLRTPIASLDKVTVAQALKHPNWKMGQKITIDSATMMNKGLEVIEARWEFDMEPRHIEVVIHPQSVVHSMVRYQDGAIMAQLGIPDMRIPIAYALSYPNRLKGGWRPLEVTQQSELNFLPVEKRRYPALQLAYDALKVGGTLPAVLNAANEVAVAAFLRGQIGFREIHKIIARTMHKHTASHPKQIEEILEVDRWARACAGAMI; encoded by the coding sequence ATGAAGACCATTGCTCTCTTAGGTTCCACCGGTTCCATCGGCGTCAGCACGCTTGCCCTGGTGCGCGAGTTTCCCGACCGATTTCGCGTGCATGGCATGGCCGCTGGGCAAAACATCGCTCTGCTCGCCAAGCAGATAAAAGAATTTTCCCCGCGCTGCGTCGCCATCAAGAACGAGCAGGACGTGCCGCGGCTGCGCAAGCTGCTTGGCAAGCAGCGCGTGGAAATACTCTGGGGCCAAGCGGGAGCCACCGCGGTGGCGACGGCGAGCGAGGTCGACGTCGTGTTAGCGGCCATTGTCGGCGGCGCCGGCTTGATGCCGACCCTGATGGGGGTGCACGCTGGCAAAGAGATCGCTCTGGCGAACAAAGAGGCGCTGGTGATGGCGGGCGAAGTGTTTGTCGGCGCTGCGCGCAAGAAGGGCGTGCGTTTGTTGCCGGTGGACAGCGAACACAGCGCGATTTTTCAGTGCCTGCAGGGGAACCGGCGCGACGAGGTCGACAAGCTCATTTTGACAGCTTCCGGCGGGCCGTTTTTGCGCACGCCGATCGCCAGCCTGGACAAAGTCACCGTGGCCCAAGCGCTCAAGCATCCTAACTGGAAAATGGGGCAGAAGATTACCATCGATTCCGCGACGATGATGAACAAGGGGTTGGAAGTGATCGAGGCGCGTTGGGAGTTTGACATGGAACCGCGCCACATCGAGGTCGTGATCCATCCGCAGAGCGTCGTGCATTCCATGGTGCGCTATCAGGATGGCGCGATCATGGCGCAGTTGGGGATTCCCGATATGCGCATTCCGATCGCCTACGCGCTCAGCTATCCAAATCGGCTAAAAGGTGGCTGGCGGCCTCTGGAAGTGACCCAGCAAAGCGAGTTAAACTTCTTGCCTGTGGAAAAACGACGCTACCCGGCATTGCAGTTGGCCTACGACGCCTTGAAAGTTGGGGGCACCCTGCCGGCGGTGCTCAATGCTGCCAATGAAGTCGCGGTGGCGGCGTTTCTGCGCGGCCAGATCGGGTTTCGCGAGATCCACAAAATTATTGCCCGGACGATGCACAAGCACACGGCGTCGCATCCCAAGCAAATCGAAGAGATATTGGAAGTCGATCGCTGGGCGCGCGCTTGCGCCGGTGCCATGATCTAA
- the rseP gene encoding RIP metalloprotease RseP: MYSVVAAIIGLGVLIVIHEFGHFLFAKLSGVGVLTLSVGFGPKIWVKKKGETEYALSAFPLGGYVKMVGEDPEQPVEAVDVERSFAHKSLLKRVAIVAAGPGFNLLLAVLLLAIVFVFYGVPVVSNQVGSVEVGSPAERAGIQKGDVITSINGQPVQVWEELSKGIKESEGKPLALKVQRESKELALSVQPNRKEGRNIFGEKRDEWMIGIGSHVSIQKGKPGLAIVKAFQQTYEYSKLTLMALYKMLVGEVSPRNLGGPILIAQMAGQQAQEGLGSFLAFLAVLSINLGVLNLLPVPMLDGGHLMFFAVESIIRRPVGVRQREIAQQVGIFLLMLLMVYAFYNDIARFFEKQVGG, from the coding sequence CTGTACTCAGTCGTCGCTGCCATCATCGGCTTGGGTGTGTTGATTGTCATTCACGAGTTTGGCCATTTTTTATTCGCCAAGTTGTCCGGCGTCGGCGTGCTAACTCTTTCCGTCGGCTTCGGCCCGAAGATCTGGGTGAAAAAGAAGGGTGAAACCGAATACGCGCTGAGCGCGTTCCCACTCGGCGGCTACGTCAAGATGGTCGGCGAAGATCCTGAACAACCGGTGGAAGCGGTGGACGTGGAACGTTCTTTTGCCCACAAGAGCTTGCTCAAGCGGGTGGCCATCGTGGCCGCGGGACCGGGCTTCAATCTCTTGTTGGCGGTTCTGCTACTGGCGATCGTTTTTGTCTTCTACGGCGTGCCGGTGGTGTCCAACCAGGTGGGCAGCGTCGAAGTCGGATCGCCGGCGGAGCGCGCCGGCATTCAGAAAGGTGACGTGATCACGTCGATCAACGGCCAGCCCGTGCAGGTTTGGGAGGAGTTGTCGAAAGGCATCAAGGAAAGCGAGGGCAAGCCGCTGGCGCTCAAGGTGCAACGGGAGTCTAAGGAACTGGCACTCAGCGTGCAGCCCAATCGCAAAGAAGGGCGTAATATTTTCGGTGAAAAACGCGACGAATGGATGATCGGTATTGGCAGCCATGTATCGATTCAAAAGGGAAAGCCTGGGCTGGCCATCGTCAAGGCATTTCAGCAGACTTATGAATACTCGAAGCTGACCCTGATGGCCCTCTATAAGATGCTGGTCGGAGAAGTTTCGCCGCGCAATCTCGGCGGGCCGATTTTGATTGCGCAAATGGCCGGCCAACAGGCTCAAGAAGGGCTCGGTAGCTTTCTCGCTTTCCTCGCCGTCTTGAGTATCAACTTGGGAGTCCTCAATCTATTGCCTGTGCCGATGCTGGATGGCGGGCACTTAATGTTCTTTGCGGTGGAATCGATCATTCGCCGCCCGGTGGGGGTGCGCCAGCGCGAAATCGCCCAACAGGTCGGAATCTTCCTGCTCATGCTTTTGATGGTCTACGCTTTCTACAATGATATCGCGCGGTTTTTTGAAAAGCAGGTGGGCGGATGA
- the tsaB gene encoding tRNA (adenosine(37)-N6)-threonylcarbamoyltransferase complex dimerization subunit type 1 TsaB, with protein MRILGIDTAATFASVAIVENDLLVAQRCYPEKGSGQAKSNHAEVILPLLGRVLDEAGVAAADIDRIAVSIGPGSFTGVRIGLSTAKGFAFGCGIPVVGISTLMAYATAVSGFECVCPLLDARKKEVYAALFRCEAGKIQRLTEDLVAPVAGIVQQIAQRGASTCALIGSGAQLYGRAIQDELGAHIALVEEPADFTVAAAVARLASGAGDTDTLNIAELIPAYVRSSEAESKRPSAANLSN; from the coding sequence ATGAGAATACTTGGGATCGACACCGCCGCCACCTTTGCCAGCGTTGCGATAGTCGAAAATGATCTCCTGGTAGCCCAGCGCTGCTATCCTGAGAAGGGCTCGGGCCAAGCTAAGAGCAATCACGCGGAAGTCATCCTGCCGTTGCTCGGTCGCGTCCTGGACGAGGCAGGAGTGGCAGCTGCGGATATCGACCGAATCGCTGTTTCCATCGGCCCGGGCTCTTTCACCGGCGTGCGCATTGGTCTCAGTACCGCCAAAGGTTTTGCCTTTGGCTGTGGCATCCCGGTAGTCGGCATATCGACTCTTATGGCCTACGCCACCGCGGTCAGCGGCTTTGAGTGTGTCTGTCCGCTCCTGGACGCGCGCAAAAAAGAGGTCTACGCGGCGCTGTTTCGTTGCGAGGCCGGAAAAATTCAACGGTTAACCGAAGATTTGGTTGCGCCGGTAGCGGGCATTGTCCAACAAATCGCCCAACGTGGCGCCAGCACTTGTGCGCTAATCGGTTCTGGCGCGCAGCTTTACGGTCGAGCGATTCAGGACGAGCTTGGCGCGCACATTGCCTTGGTTGAAGAACCGGCGGATTTCACGGTGGCGGCCGCGGTGGCACGACTGGCCAGTGGCGCTGGTGACACGGATACTCTGAATATCGCCGAGCTCATCCCTGCCTATGTGCGTTCCTCGGAGGCCGAATCTAAACGCCCAAGCGCTGCTAACTTATCAAATTGA
- a CDS encoding DUF465 domain-containing protein gives MEVREEQAIVALLDRDPELRKHYEEHQELEKQLQTFQNKHHLSPEEEVEMKRIQKLKLAGRDKMMEILGKHR, from the coding sequence ATGGAGGTAAGAGAAGAGCAAGCGATAGTGGCCCTGTTGGACCGCGATCCGGAGTTGCGCAAACATTATGAAGAACATCAAGAGCTGGAGAAACAATTACAAACCTTTCAAAACAAACATCACTTATCGCCCGAAGAAGAAGTCGAAATGAAACGCATCCAAAAGCTCAAGCTTGCCGGTAGAGACAAGATGATGGAGATACTTGGCAAACATCGTTAA
- the ilvB gene encoding biosynthetic-type acetolactate synthase large subunit, with product MKITGAEIFCESLRREGVKTVFGLPGGVVLKIFDVLCQQKDIELVLTRHEQGAAHMAEGYAKATGKAGVVLVTSGPGMTNIVTGLADAYMDSVPLVAFTGQVSTDLIGNDAFQEADNVGISRPCTKHNVLVKDVKDLALAIKEAFYIATSGRPGPVLVDIPKDVSTAKAEFIYPDKVTLRGYNPAVDGSKNQIKLAAEEIMKAKKPMIYVGGGAVFSDAADEIKELAEITQIPVTMTLMGLGSFPGTHPLSLGMLGMHGGYWTNMAMHHADLLIAVGARFDDRVTGKLDAFCPEARVIHIDIDPTSIKKTFHAHIPIVGDVKTVLRQMNVALRSLDGNPKEMQSRRAPWLKQVGDWRKTHPLTYKQDDKITKPQYVIEKLFELTNHDAIVATDVGQHQMFAAQYFKGSRPRTWLTSGGLGTMGFGFPAAIGAQKAFPDRLVLCITSEGSFQMNLQELVVAAEHKLPVKIVLLNNGVHGMVRQWQDLFYESRYSASLLGKMPDFVKLADAYGIAGLRALKPAEVEPVLKEGLKHKGPVLMDIHTDPFENCYPMIPAGGAQHEMMLEDPPELEITRKGGSHKRKVDEEEKGVLPA from the coding sequence ATGAAAATCACCGGAGCTGAAATCTTCTGCGAATCGCTCAGGCGCGAGGGCGTTAAGACCGTTTTTGGTTTGCCCGGAGGCGTCGTATTGAAGATTTTCGACGTCCTGTGTCAACAGAAAGATATTGAGCTGGTGCTAACCCGCCACGAGCAAGGCGCCGCTCACATGGCTGAGGGCTATGCGAAAGCAACCGGCAAAGCGGGCGTCGTTTTGGTTACTTCCGGTCCCGGTATGACCAACATCGTCACCGGGCTTGCGGATGCGTATATGGACTCGGTGCCGCTGGTGGCTTTTACTGGCCAAGTCTCGACGGACTTGATCGGTAACGATGCCTTTCAGGAAGCCGACAACGTCGGCATCAGCCGTCCTTGCACCAAGCATAATGTGCTGGTGAAAGACGTCAAAGATCTTGCCCTTGCCATTAAAGAGGCGTTTTACATCGCCACGAGCGGCCGGCCCGGCCCGGTCTTGGTCGATATTCCCAAGGACGTCAGCACGGCGAAAGCCGAGTTTATCTATCCTGACAAGGTAACGTTACGCGGCTACAATCCTGCGGTCGATGGCAGTAAGAACCAGATAAAACTGGCCGCCGAAGAGATCATGAAAGCAAAGAAACCGATGATCTACGTCGGCGGCGGCGCGGTGTTCTCCGATGCCGCGGATGAAATCAAAGAACTCGCCGAAATCACCCAGATCCCGGTGACGATGACCTTGATGGGGCTGGGGAGTTTTCCTGGAACCCATCCACTTTCACTCGGCATGCTCGGCATGCACGGTGGTTACTGGACCAACATGGCGATGCACCACGCCGATCTCTTGATCGCGGTGGGCGCGCGTTTCGACGACCGGGTCACCGGCAAGCTCGATGCGTTTTGCCCCGAGGCGCGGGTGATTCACATCGACATCGATCCGACCTCGATCAAGAAAACCTTTCACGCGCATATCCCGATCGTCGGCGACGTTAAAACCGTGCTGCGCCAGATGAACGTGGCGCTGCGCTCGCTCGATGGCAATCCCAAAGAAATGCAGTCGCGGCGCGCCCCCTGGCTTAAACAAGTGGGCGATTGGAGAAAAACCCATCCGCTGACCTACAAGCAGGACGACAAAATCACCAAGCCTCAATACGTGATCGAGAAGCTGTTCGAGTTGACTAATCATGACGCGATCGTCGCCACCGACGTTGGCCAACATCAAATGTTCGCCGCGCAATACTTCAAGGGGAGCCGGCCGCGCACCTGGCTCACTTCGGGTGGCCTGGGCACCATGGGGTTCGGTTTCCCAGCCGCCATTGGCGCGCAGAAAGCGTTTCCCGATCGTTTGGTGCTATGCATCACCAGCGAGGGCAGTTTTCAGATGAATCTGCAGGAGCTGGTGGTGGCGGCGGAGCACAAGCTGCCGGTTAAGATTGTCTTGCTCAACAACGGTGTGCACGGCATGGTGCGCCAATGGCAAGATCTTTTTTATGAAAGCCGCTATTCGGCGAGTCTGCTCGGCAAGATGCCCGACTTTGTTAAACTTGCCGATGCCTATGGCATCGCCGGGCTGCGCGCGTTGAAGCCGGCAGAGGTGGAGCCGGTGCTCAAAGAGGGGCTCAAACACAAAGGTCCCGTGTTGATGGACATCCACACCGATCCGTTTGAGAACTGCTACCCGATGATTCCCGCCGGCGGGGCGCAGCATGAAATGATGCTCGAGGATCCGCCGGAGTTGGAAATAACGCGCAAAGGCGGCTCACACAAAAGAAAGGTGGACGAGGAGGAGAAGGGCGTTCTTCCTGCCTGA